One Ictalurus furcatus strain D&B chromosome 24, Billie_1.0, whole genome shotgun sequence DNA segment encodes these proteins:
- the utp23 gene encoding rRNA-processing protein UTP23 homolog, translating into MKIKRQKHAKKTISFYKYNFGFREPFQILIDGTFCQAALKNKIQIKEQLPKYFMGEVQFCTTKCALKELETLSKDLYGAKLILQRFQIRRCKHKEPVPASQCLLSMLAETNAHHYFVATQDRELTKALMEIPGVPLIYIVLNTMVLDKPSACSVKHVEAVQLGELVSPHQQQSLQSLKVEQGLSKDGEERRGKKRKRKAGNPNPLSCLKKKKKPMAQQPKMTDGEKKRRSRHRKRSAAGPSVSVNPNPSSAQL; encoded by the exons ATGAAGATAAAACGACAGAAACATGCGAAGAAGACGATCAGTTTCTATAAATACAACTTTGGTTTTCGGGAACCGTTTCAAATACTGATCGATGGGACTTTCTGTCAGGCTGCATTAAAGAATAAAATCCAAATCAAAGAGCAACTGCCGAAATATTTTATGGGAGAGGTTCAGTTTTGCACCACTAA ATGCGCGCTGAAGGAACTTGAGACTCTTTCAAAAGACCTGTATGGAGCGAAATTAATCCTGCAGAGGTTTCAGATTCGGAGATGTAAACACAAGGAGCCTGTTCCTGCCTCTCAGTGCCTACTGTCGATGCTGGCAGAGACAAATGCACATCACTACTTTGTCGCCACGCAG GACAGAGAGTTGACTAAAGCTCTGATGGAGATCCCGGGCGTGCCCCTGATCTACATCGTCCTCAACACCATGGTGTTAGACAAACCGTCAGCGTGTTCAGTGAAGCATGTAGAGGCGGTGCAGCTGGGAGAGCTAGTGAGTCCTCATCAGCAACAGAGCCTCCAGAGCCTGAAAGTCGAGCAGGGCCTCAGTAAAGACGGTGAGGAGCGGCGGGGCAAGAAGCGCAAGAGAAAGGCAGGCAACCCGAACCCTCTCAGCTGtttgaaaaagaagaagaagccaatGGCACAGCAGCCCAAAAtgacagatggagagaagaagaggaggagcagACACAGGAAGAGGAGCGCTGCCGGGCCGTCTGTCAGTGTCAACCCAAACCCCTCCAGTGCTCAGTTATGA